One Curtobacterium sp. MCLR17_032 genomic window carries:
- a CDS encoding phospholipase D family protein yields the protein MPTDARHWFLTRDERGNTATEVHAGGDDRPAWSEGNLVRPLVHGASYFARIEAELSALQPGDRVWFTDWRGDADERLSPDGPTIGDLLADRARAGVEVRGLIWRSHGERISASLSAKANELLGRKINEAGGEVLLDQRVRFFGSHHQKFFVIQHRDDPSRDVAYVGGIDLCHSRRDDAAHEGDPQAISMDRRYGDRPAWHDASMELRGPVVADVLSVFAERWDDPHPLDRSLPYRMLLQRLVRMPRHPEPLPERTPAPPVAGEHAVQLLRTYGVKRPPFPFAPEGERSIARAYGKAFRTARSLICIEDQYLWSREVATGIAEALERNPDLRVIVLVPRYPNSDGVFSGPPARLGQIDALTTLRRTAPDRVGVFDLEHESGRPIYIHAKVCIVDDEWFTIGSDNFNRRSWTSDSELTCAVVDTSDSSLARDLRHELWAEHLATTPDDPQLDGTGAELLARWRAHARALDHWYEDGRPGPRPRGRIRQHEPEPVSALQRLWAAPVAKLAVDPDGRPRALRGTTRF from the coding sequence GTGCCCACTGATGCGCGTCACTGGTTCCTCACCCGCGACGAACGCGGCAACACCGCGACCGAGGTGCACGCCGGTGGTGACGACCGCCCCGCGTGGTCCGAGGGCAACCTCGTGCGACCGCTGGTGCACGGGGCGTCGTACTTCGCCCGCATCGAGGCCGAGCTGTCGGCCCTGCAGCCCGGCGACCGCGTCTGGTTCACCGACTGGCGGGGGGACGCCGACGAGCGGCTGTCGCCGGACGGGCCGACGATCGGTGACCTGCTGGCCGACCGGGCACGGGCCGGGGTGGAGGTCCGCGGCCTCATCTGGCGCTCCCACGGCGAGCGGATCTCGGCGTCCCTCAGCGCGAAGGCCAACGAGTTGCTCGGGCGGAAGATCAACGAGGCCGGCGGCGAGGTCCTGCTCGACCAGCGCGTCCGGTTCTTCGGCTCGCACCACCAGAAGTTCTTCGTCATCCAGCACCGCGACGACCCGTCGCGGGACGTCGCCTACGTCGGTGGCATCGACCTGTGCCACAGCCGACGTGACGACGCCGCGCACGAGGGCGACCCGCAGGCGATCTCGATGGACCGTCGGTACGGCGACCGCCCCGCGTGGCACGACGCGTCGATGGAGCTCCGCGGGCCGGTCGTCGCGGACGTCCTCTCCGTGTTCGCCGAGCGGTGGGACGACCCGCACCCGCTGGACCGCAGCCTGCCCTACCGGATGCTGCTGCAACGCCTGGTCCGGATGCCGCGCCACCCGGAGCCCCTGCCGGAGCGGACCCCCGCGCCGCCGGTCGCGGGAGAGCACGCCGTCCAGCTCCTCCGCACCTACGGGGTGAAGCGCCCGCCGTTCCCCTTCGCGCCGGAGGGCGAGCGGAGCATCGCGCGGGCCTACGGCAAGGCGTTCCGGACGGCGCGGTCCCTGATCTGCATCGAGGACCAGTACCTGTGGTCCCGCGAGGTCGCGACCGGCATCGCGGAAGCCCTCGAGCGGAACCCCGACCTCCGGGTGATCGTCCTGGTGCCGCGGTACCCGAACTCCGACGGGGTGTTCAGCGGTCCGCCGGCCCGTCTGGGCCAGATCGACGCGTTGACCACCCTCCGCCGGACGGCCCCGGACCGCGTCGGGGTGTTCGACCTGGAGCACGAGTCCGGCCGACCGATCTACATCCACGCAAAGGTGTGCATCGTCGACGACGAGTGGTTCACGATCGGGTCGGACAACTTCAACCGCCGCTCGTGGACGTCGGACAGCGAGTTGACGTGTGCGGTCGTCGACACCTCGGACAGCTCACTCGCCCGCGACCTGCGGCACGAACTGTGGGCGGAGCACCTGGCGACGACGCCCGACGACCCGCAGCTCGACGGCACCGGCGCCGAGCTCCTCGCCCGGTGGCGCGCGCACGCCCGCGCGCTCGACCACTGGTACGAGGACGGCCGGCCCGGACCGCGTCCGCGGGGACGCATCCGCCAGCACGAGCCGGAGCCGGTGTCGGCGCTGCAGCGGCTCTGGGCGGCCCCGGTCGCGAAGCTCGCCGTCGACCCGGACGGGCGGCCACGAGCGCTGCGGGGCACGACCCGGTTCTAG
- a CDS encoding CoA pyrophosphatase produces the protein MPSAPTPRQAAVLMLFGPLDDVPSDRPARSADVPRDLDVLLLARASTLRSHAGEVAFPGGRVDPGDADVVAAALREAREETGLDLAGIDVLGTAPAVPLAHSRHLVTPVLGWWRAPSPVRVVDEAESAAVFRAPVADLLDPANRGITEFRREGQTWRGPAFTVRADSGSYVVWGFTATLLDGLFDRVGWTEPWDHERVVAIPGQ, from the coding sequence ATGCCGTCCGCGCCGACGCCACGGCAGGCGGCGGTGCTCATGCTGTTCGGCCCGCTCGACGACGTGCCGAGCGACCGTCCGGCGCGCTCCGCCGACGTCCCGCGGGACCTCGACGTACTCCTGCTCGCCCGCGCCAGCACGCTCCGCTCCCACGCCGGCGAGGTCGCCTTCCCCGGTGGCCGCGTCGACCCAGGTGACGCCGATGTGGTCGCCGCGGCACTTCGGGAGGCGCGTGAGGAGACCGGCCTGGACCTGGCGGGCATCGACGTGCTCGGCACTGCGCCGGCCGTGCCGCTCGCCCACTCGCGGCACCTGGTGACGCCGGTCCTCGGCTGGTGGCGTGCGCCGTCGCCGGTCCGGGTGGTGGACGAGGCCGAGTCGGCAGCCGTCTTCCGCGCTCCCGTGGCCGACCTGCTGGACCCGGCGAACCGCGGCATCACGGAGTTCCGGCGCGAGGGCCAGACCTGGCGCGGGCCGGCGTTCACCGTCCGGGCCGACTCGGGGTCCTACGTGGTGTGGGGCTTCACCGCCACGCTGCTCGACGGGTTGTTCGACCGGGTCGGGTGGACCGAGCCGTGGGACCACGAGCGGGTGGTGGCCATCCCCGGGCAGTGA
- a CDS encoding MOSC domain-containing protein, giving the protein MGNQGTDRSEVVAVSRDHDHHFSKPVVDAVTLVEGWGIEGDAHAGTTVQHRSRVARDPSQPNLRQVHLIHAELFDELEAAGHSVAPGLLGENVTTRGVDLLGLPTGALLHLGEDACVRITGLRNPCQQINDFEPGLLREVLGRAEDGSVSRKGGVMGVVVSGGVVRPGDGVRVELPEGDLEPLSPV; this is encoded by the coding sequence ATGGGGAACCAGGGAACCGACCGATCCGAGGTCGTGGCCGTCAGCCGTGACCACGACCACCACTTCAGCAAGCCCGTCGTCGATGCGGTCACGCTCGTCGAGGGGTGGGGCATCGAGGGTGACGCGCACGCGGGCACCACCGTGCAGCACCGCTCCCGCGTCGCCCGGGACCCGTCGCAGCCGAACCTGCGGCAGGTGCACCTGATCCACGCCGAGCTCTTCGACGAGCTCGAGGCCGCCGGCCACTCCGTCGCGCCGGGACTGCTCGGCGAGAACGTCACCACGCGCGGGGTGGACCTGCTCGGGCTGCCGACCGGGGCGTTGCTCCACCTGGGCGAGGACGCCTGCGTGCGCATCACGGGCCTCCGGAACCCGTGCCAGCAGATCAACGACTTCGAGCCCGGACTGCTCCGCGAGGTGCTCGGCCGCGCCGAGGACGGGTCGGTCTCGCGGAAGGGCGGCGTGATGGGCGTCGTCGTCAGCGGGGGAGTCGTCCGTCCCGGCGACGGCGTGCGGGTCGAACTGCCCGAGGGTGACCTGGAGCCGCTCAGTCCGGTGTGA
- a CDS encoding DUF979 domain-containing protein has translation MITSEWLYWLIGAFFIAVSVFILTDRTHAKRVGNAAFWGILGLSFFAGTFVVSGVLPAWALGIAVLVMVALAGLGFTGTTSRTRVANVPGAGVGSATGPAEPTAVTTRPSSSTSVLATTSPDERAGFAQRFGNRLFIPALVIPVVAVLVATLGPLVRIGGEPLLAEGSATLTGLGIGSVLAVVVAVLVLRPPRLDTPVREGARLLQAIGWAALLPQMLSTLGIVFTQAGVGDAVGTIIKAVLPDGSLLAAVVVYCLGMALFTAIMGNAFAAFPIMTAAIGWPVLVQGFDGNPAAIFAIGMLAGFCGTLVTPMAANFNLVPAALLEMRDKYGPIKAQLPTAGILLVVNMGVMYLVAF, from the coding sequence GTGATCACCAGCGAGTGGCTGTACTGGCTCATCGGCGCGTTCTTCATCGCCGTCTCCGTGTTCATCCTCACCGACCGCACCCACGCCAAGCGCGTCGGCAACGCGGCGTTCTGGGGCATCCTCGGGCTCTCCTTCTTCGCCGGCACCTTCGTCGTGTCCGGCGTGCTCCCCGCCTGGGCGCTCGGGATCGCCGTCCTGGTGATGGTGGCGCTCGCCGGGCTCGGCTTCACGGGCACCACGAGCCGCACCCGGGTCGCGAACGTCCCGGGCGCGGGGGTCGGATCGGCGACCGGGCCGGCTGAACCGACCGCGGTGACCACCCGTCCGAGCTCCAGCACGAGTGTCCTCGCGACGACCAGCCCCGACGAGCGCGCCGGCTTCGCGCAGCGGTTCGGCAACCGGCTGTTCATCCCGGCGCTCGTCATCCCCGTCGTCGCGGTGCTCGTCGCGACCCTCGGTCCGCTCGTCCGGATCGGTGGGGAGCCGCTGCTCGCCGAGGGCAGCGCGACCCTGACCGGGCTCGGCATCGGGTCGGTGCTCGCCGTCGTCGTCGCCGTCCTCGTGCTCCGCCCGCCGCGCCTCGACACCCCCGTGCGCGAGGGTGCACGCCTGCTGCAGGCGATCGGCTGGGCAGCACTCCTGCCGCAGATGCTCTCCACGCTCGGCATCGTCTTCACCCAGGCCGGGGTCGGCGATGCCGTCGGCACGATCATCAAGGCGGTGCTGCCCGACGGCTCACTGCTCGCAGCGGTCGTCGTCTACTGCCTCGGCATGGCGCTGTTCACGGCGATCATGGGCAACGCGTTCGCTGCGTTCCCGATCATGACCGCGGCGATCGGCTGGCCGGTGCTCGTGCAGGGCTTCGACGGCAACCCGGCCGCGATCTTCGCGATCGGCATGCTCGCCGGCTTCTGCGGCACCCTGGTCACCCCGATGGCCGCGAACTTCAACCTCGTGCCCGCCGCCCTGCTCGAGATGCGGGACAAGTACGGGCCGATCAAGGCGCAGCTCCCGACCGCCGGGATCCTGCTCGTCGTCAACATGGGAGTGATGTACCTTGTCGCATTCTGA
- a CDS encoding MFS transporter, giving the protein MTAEHRRPVEPDAAPTVPHHDAHHVESDEHAPARPDQAAQSDGDQPDPNRWKALVIDLLGGGIVLLDVSIVNVALQSISTGLPGTTPEAVQWILSGYALSFGLLLVPGGRLGDATGRRRMFVIGVGLFTLASALCGFAPNGIVLVVARLVQGLAGGLLTPQVTALIQQLFRGRERGKAFGLFGATVGIATAIGPLIGGLLITAFGTENGWRFVFFVNLPVGLVTILLAFRYLPAPSGAERRKKHDFDPVGIVLLGAAVVALLLPFVQSQVWKGSTKWWLIVVAVVFAVLFVLWERHYERTKEPVVDLRLFRRRSFSLGVGLATVYFAGFTPLFFVLTLALQSGLHYSALTAGLATVPFAIGSGIASTLGGRIVHRLGRQLIVVGTILVLIGLGVVIWVVANHYESDLGWWLVLPLLVAGVGSGLTISPNQTLTLSEVPVEQGGSAGGLIQVGARVGSAVGIAAVGSVFYSTLASSHGDYAKGLPLGLGVSLAFVGAALVAGIVDVVVGKVRHTEASV; this is encoded by the coding sequence ATGACAGCTGAACACCGCAGACCCGTCGAGCCCGATGCGGCTCCCACCGTCCCGCACCACGACGCCCACCACGTCGAGAGCGACGAGCACGCGCCGGCACGGCCCGACCAGGCAGCGCAGTCGGACGGTGACCAGCCGGACCCGAACCGCTGGAAGGCCCTCGTCATCGACCTGCTCGGCGGTGGCATCGTCCTGCTCGACGTGTCGATCGTCAACGTCGCCCTGCAGTCGATCTCGACCGGCCTGCCGGGCACGACGCCCGAGGCGGTCCAGTGGATCCTCTCCGGGTACGCCCTGTCGTTCGGCCTGCTGCTCGTCCCCGGCGGCCGACTCGGTGACGCCACCGGACGGCGCCGGATGTTCGTCATCGGCGTCGGCCTGTTCACGCTCGCCAGTGCCCTCTGCGGCTTCGCCCCGAACGGCATCGTCCTGGTGGTCGCCCGCCTGGTGCAGGGTCTCGCCGGCGGTCTGCTCACCCCGCAGGTCACCGCGCTCATCCAGCAGCTCTTCCGCGGCCGGGAGCGCGGGAAGGCGTTCGGCCTGTTCGGCGCCACCGTCGGCATCGCCACCGCCATCGGCCCGCTGATCGGCGGTCTGCTCATCACGGCCTTCGGCACCGAGAACGGGTGGCGGTTCGTCTTCTTCGTGAACCTGCCCGTGGGACTCGTCACGATCCTCCTGGCCTTCCGCTACCTGCCGGCACCGTCCGGTGCCGAGCGCAGGAAGAAGCACGACTTCGACCCGGTCGGCATCGTCCTGCTGGGTGCCGCGGTCGTCGCCCTGCTGCTGCCGTTCGTGCAGTCGCAGGTGTGGAAGGGCAGCACGAAGTGGTGGCTGATCGTCGTCGCCGTCGTGTTCGCCGTGCTGTTCGTCCTGTGGGAGCGGCACTACGAGCGGACGAAGGAGCCCGTGGTCGACCTGCGGCTGTTCCGTCGCCGGTCGTTCTCGCTCGGTGTCGGCCTGGCGACGGTGTACTTCGCCGGCTTCACCCCGCTGTTCTTCGTCCTGACCCTCGCCCTGCAGTCCGGGCTGCACTACTCGGCGCTGACCGCGGGCCTGGCGACCGTGCCGTTCGCGATCGGGTCCGGCATCGCCTCGACCCTGGGCGGACGGATCGTGCACCGCTTGGGCCGACAGCTCATCGTCGTCGGCACGATCCTGGTGCTCATCGGCCTGGGCGTCGTCATCTGGGTCGTCGCGAACCACTACGAGTCGGACCTGGGCTGGTGGCTGGTCCTGCCGCTGCTCGTCGCCGGCGTCGGCTCCGGCCTGACGATCTCGCCGAACCAGACCCTGACGCTGTCCGAGGTGCCCGTCGAACAGGGCGGCTCGGCCGGTGGGCTCATCCAGGTCGGCGCGCGCGTCGGCTCGGCGGTCGGGATCGCCGCGGTCGGCAGCGTCTTCTACTCGACGCTCGCCAGCTCCCACGGCGACTACGCGAAGGGCCTGCCGCTCGGGCTGGGCGTGTCCCTGGCGTTCGTCGGCGCCGCACTGGTCGCCGGGATCGTCGACGTCGTCGTCGGCAAGGTGCGGCACACCGAAGCGTCGGTCTGA
- a CDS encoding citrate:proton symporter, which produces MLVILGYAMVVVFMVMIMTKRMSPMLALIIVPTVFGLFAGAGLGLGDMVMKAIGTLAPTAALLMFAIMYFGLMIDVGLFDPLVRFILRVTGNDPAKIVLGTALLAGAVSLDGDGSTTFIVVTAAMLPIYLKLGMSPVVLTCVAGLTNGTLNIVPWGGPTARAAAALKIDPTDVFVPLVPSLIVGLLLCFGFAWTMGLAERKRLGLIEFTSATRASRAPTRQKAGAGAGVGSRMLAAAGGTGGGMFTSPTVALGLRGGKADGRRADGDGVDGADDVGGASGSGSGSGATMASTMLDPDRPTLRPKRIWFNLVLTVAVMVVLVLGVLPLAYVFMVGTAVALLVNFPQLKQQSAQIVAHAPSIVGVVSMVFAAGVLIGVLDGTGMVAAMADWLVAVIPDSMGPYLAAITGVLSMPLTFFMSNDAFYFGILPVLAESASAFGITPAEMARASVVGQPVHMQSPLVPAILLLVSLANVNLGDHHKKVLWRAAVVAAAMLVVGIVVRVIPFG; this is translated from the coding sequence ATGCTCGTCATCCTCGGGTACGCGATGGTCGTGGTCTTCATGGTGATGATCATGACCAAGCGGATGTCACCGATGCTCGCCCTGATCATCGTGCCGACGGTCTTCGGGCTCTTCGCCGGTGCCGGCCTGGGCCTCGGCGACATGGTCATGAAGGCGATCGGGACGCTCGCGCCGACGGCCGCACTGCTGATGTTCGCGATCATGTACTTCGGCCTGATGATCGACGTCGGTCTGTTCGACCCGCTCGTCCGGTTCATCCTGCGGGTGACCGGCAACGACCCGGCGAAGATCGTCCTCGGCACGGCCCTGCTGGCGGGTGCGGTGTCGCTCGACGGTGACGGGTCGACGACGTTCATCGTGGTGACCGCGGCGATGCTGCCGATCTACCTCAAGCTCGGCATGAGCCCGGTCGTGTTGACGTGCGTCGCCGGGCTCACCAACGGAACGCTGAACATCGTGCCCTGGGGTGGCCCGACCGCCCGCGCCGCCGCCGCGCTGAAGATCGACCCGACGGACGTCTTCGTGCCGCTCGTGCCGTCGCTGATCGTCGGCCTGCTGCTGTGCTTCGGGTTCGCGTGGACGATGGGGCTGGCGGAGCGGAAGCGCCTCGGGCTCATCGAGTTCACCTCCGCGACCCGGGCGTCCCGGGCTCCGACTCGGCAGAAGGCCGGGGCCGGTGCGGGTGTCGGTTCGCGGATGCTCGCGGCGGCCGGTGGGACCGGCGGCGGGATGTTCACCAGCCCGACCGTCGCGCTCGGGCTGCGCGGGGGCAAGGCCGACGGCCGCCGGGCGGACGGCGATGGCGTCGACGGCGCAGACGACGTCGGCGGGGCGTCCGGCTCGGGCTCCGGCTCCGGCGCGACGATGGCGTCGACGATGCTCGACCCGGACCGTCCGACGCTCCGCCCGAAGCGCATCTGGTTCAACCTCGTGCTCACCGTCGCGGTCATGGTCGTCCTGGTGCTCGGCGTGCTGCCCCTGGCGTACGTGTTCATGGTCGGCACGGCCGTCGCGCTGCTCGTCAACTTCCCACAGCTCAAGCAGCAGAGCGCGCAGATCGTGGCCCACGCGCCGAGCATCGTCGGCGTCGTGTCGATGGTGTTCGCCGCCGGAGTGCTCATCGGGGTGCTCGACGGCACCGGGATGGTCGCCGCGATGGCCGACTGGCTGGTCGCGGTGATCCCCGACTCGATGGGCCCCTACCTGGCGGCCATCACCGGCGTGCTGAGCATGCCGCTGACGTTCTTCATGAGCAACGACGCCTTCTACTTCGGCATCCTGCCCGTCCTGGCGGAGAGCGCCTCGGCGTTCGGCATCACGCCCGCCGAGATGGCGCGGGCCTCGGTGGTGGGGCAGCCGGTGCACATGCAGAGCCCGCTCGTGCCGGCGATCCTGCTGCTCGTGTCCCTGGCGAACGTGAACCTCGGCGACCACCACAAGAAGGTGCTGTGGCGTGCGGCGGTGGTGGCTGCGGCGATGCTCGTCGTCGGGATCGTGGTGCGGGTGATCCCGTTCGGCTGA
- a CDS encoding SDR family oxidoreductase, producing the protein MSKTWFITGASKGFGREWTEAALERGDSVAGTARNTDDVQDLVEQYPDTFLGLRLDVTDRAADFAAVQQAAEHFGSLDVVVNNAGFGHFGMVEELTEDELRAQLETNLFGAVWVTQAALPIMREQGSGHVIQVSSIGGISAFPTVGAYHASKWALEGLSQSLAQEVAGFGIHVTLIEPGGFSTDWSGPSSKHSDENPAYAEVRDAASKRPSAADPGKPEATRSAILTVVDAEQPPLRVFFGKAPLGIAEKDYESRLATWREWQPVAEEAHGA; encoded by the coding sequence ATGAGCAAGACCTGGTTCATCACCGGAGCATCCAAGGGCTTCGGCCGCGAGTGGACGGAGGCCGCCCTCGAACGCGGTGACTCCGTCGCCGGCACCGCCCGCAACACCGACGACGTCCAGGACCTCGTCGAGCAGTACCCGGACACGTTCCTCGGGCTGCGGCTCGACGTCACCGACCGGGCAGCGGACTTCGCTGCGGTGCAGCAGGCCGCCGAACACTTCGGCTCGCTCGACGTCGTCGTCAACAACGCCGGCTTCGGCCACTTCGGCATGGTCGAGGAACTCACCGAGGACGAGCTCCGCGCCCAGCTCGAGACGAACCTGTTCGGCGCGGTCTGGGTCACCCAGGCGGCCCTGCCGATCATGCGCGAGCAGGGCTCGGGACACGTCATCCAGGTGTCGAGCATCGGCGGCATCAGCGCGTTCCCGACCGTCGGCGCCTACCACGCGTCGAAGTGGGCGCTCGAGGGGCTGTCGCAGTCGCTCGCCCAGGAGGTCGCCGGCTTCGGCATCCACGTCACCCTGATCGAGCCGGGCGGGTTCTCCACTGACTGGTCCGGCCCGTCCTCGAAGCACAGTGACGAGAACCCGGCCTACGCCGAGGTCCGCGACGCCGCGTCCAAGCGTCCCTCCGCGGCCGACCCCGGCAAGCCCGAGGCGACGCGGAGCGCGATCCTCACGGTCGTCGACGCCGAGCAGCCGCCGCTGCGCGTCTTCTTCGGCAAGGCGCCGCTCGGCATCGCGGAGAAGGACTACGAGTCCCGCCTCGCGACGTGGCGCGAGTGGCAGCCGGTCGCCGAGGAGGCGCACGGCGCGTAG
- a CDS encoding GntR family transcriptional regulator: MTRTVSGAESTAARLRSSIADGGFMPGTQLSEERLSDQLGVSRNTLREAFRLLARDRLVEHVFNRGVFVRRLSAADVTDLYAARRVLEEAGIRACTPDSPALAAASTAVADARVAAAAHDWRAVGTADIRFHAELVRAVPSARLHGLMDALLAEMRLAFLTTDDPGAFHGEFVERNEAIVAALRSGEQDRASALLADYLDDAERTLRAAAAATA; this comes from the coding sequence ATGACCCGAACCGTCAGCGGCGCAGAGTCCACCGCGGCACGCCTGCGGTCCTCGATCGCGGACGGTGGGTTCATGCCGGGGACGCAGCTGTCCGAGGAGCGCCTGAGCGACCAGCTCGGCGTCTCCCGGAACACGCTGCGCGAGGCGTTCCGACTGCTCGCCCGCGACCGACTGGTCGAGCACGTCTTCAACCGTGGTGTCTTCGTCCGACGGCTCTCGGCGGCGGACGTCACCGACCTCTACGCCGCCCGTCGGGTGCTCGAGGAGGCCGGCATCCGCGCCTGCACGCCGGACTCCCCCGCCCTCGCCGCCGCCTCGACCGCCGTCGCCGATGCCCGTGTCGCCGCCGCAGCGCACGACTGGCGAGCGGTGGGCACCGCGGACATCCGCTTCCACGCCGAGCTCGTCCGTGCCGTCCCGAGCGCGCGGCTGCACGGCCTGATGGACGCCCTGCTCGCCGAGATGCGGCTGGCGTTCCTCACCACCGACGACCCCGGAGCGTTCCACGGCGAGTTCGTCGAGCGGAACGAGGCGATCGTCGCCGCGCTCCGCTCCGGCGAGCAGGACCGCGCGTCGGCCCTGTTGGCCGACTACCTCGATGACGCGGAGCGGACCCTGCGGGCAGCAGCAGCGGCGACTGCCTGA
- a CDS encoding DUF969 domain-containing protein: MFVLIGVAVVIIGFALRVNALLVVTVAGIVTAAIGGIDPVGILTAFGSGFASSRSVTTFALVLPVIGLIERHGLQDQAKRLIAKLDRLTTGRILAGYLVVRQVTAAVGLTSIGGPAQTVRPLVHPMAEGAATKKYGRIDERMREKIKGFSASSDTVGVFFGEDVFVAVGSILLITSFVDEAYKLTLEPIDLALWAIPTGIAALLVHGTRLLLLDRKLDKMAADVRQTEGVAA; this comes from the coding sequence ATGTTCGTCCTCATCGGCGTCGCCGTCGTGATCATCGGGTTCGCGTTGCGCGTCAACGCGCTGCTCGTCGTCACCGTCGCGGGCATCGTCACCGCGGCCATCGGCGGGATCGACCCCGTCGGCATCCTCACCGCGTTCGGCAGCGGCTTCGCGTCCAGCCGCAGCGTCACGACCTTCGCGCTCGTGCTGCCGGTCATCGGGCTCATCGAGCGCCACGGCCTGCAGGACCAGGCGAAGCGCCTCATCGCGAAGCTCGACCGGCTCACGACGGGCCGCATCCTCGCCGGGTACCTGGTGGTGCGGCAGGTCACCGCAGCCGTCGGTCTCACCAGCATCGGCGGTCCCGCGCAGACGGTCCGTCCGCTCGTGCACCCGATGGCCGAAGGCGCTGCGACGAAGAAGTACGGCCGCATCGACGAACGGATGCGCGAGAAGATCAAGGGCTTCTCGGCGTCGTCCGACACCGTCGGGGTGTTCTTCGGCGAGGACGTCTTCGTCGCCGTCGGGTCGATCCTGCTCATCACGTCCTTCGTGGACGAGGCCTACAAGCTGACGCTCGAACCGATCGACCTGGCACTGTGGGCGATCCCCACCGGCATCGCCGCCCTGCTCGTGCACGGCACCCGGCTGCTGCTGCTCGACCGCAAGCTCGACAAGATGGCGGCCGACGTCCGCCAGACCGAGGGGGTCGCAGCGTGA